A part of Microbulbifer sp. MI-G genomic DNA contains:
- a CDS encoding ABC transporter permease, which yields MGSLIAQIVSVTLMNLGSLRRRLWMSLAMVLASAVVVAILLAFLAMAKGFEETMRGAGSSQIAILMREGSSTELNSVILQDQVNLIGASAGVARGTDGPLISPELYVIVDGIKKSSGTEANIPLRGLNTAGMDMRTNMRLVEGRLFTPGTNELVVGAGVLREFDGFEIGRAVRFGKNLWTVVGVFATEGNIFESELWADINIIQSHYNRGNSYQSIRVKLENDGDLGPLQKTLEREPRLNLEIQTERDYFASQGKQLQYIAIFGWIVSAIMALGALAGALNTMYTSVADRAREIATLRALGFSSFSAFCGTVAEAMVLAVAGGLLGSLAAFVFFDGLNTSTLGGSFTQVVFSFEMSPELFLQGAILALVIGFISGFFPAWRAARMPVIVAFRHGA from the coding sequence ATGGGTTCTCTTATTGCACAAATTGTCTCGGTAACCTTGATGAATCTCGGCAGTTTGCGCCGTCGCCTTTGGATGTCGCTGGCCATGGTGTTGGCTTCGGCAGTGGTGGTGGCAATATTGCTGGCATTTCTCGCCATGGCCAAGGGTTTCGAGGAGACCATGCGCGGTGCCGGCTCCAGCCAGATCGCCATCCTGATGCGCGAGGGCTCTTCAACCGAACTCAATTCGGTGATTCTTCAGGATCAGGTCAACCTGATTGGCGCATCTGCCGGTGTCGCTCGTGGCACCGACGGTCCGTTGATTTCACCGGAGCTTTACGTGATTGTGGATGGCATCAAGAAGTCCAGCGGAACCGAGGCCAATATCCCCCTGCGCGGGCTCAATACAGCCGGTATGGATATGCGTACCAATATGCGTTTGGTAGAAGGGCGCCTGTTTACCCCGGGTACCAACGAGTTGGTTGTGGGCGCGGGGGTACTGCGGGAGTTCGATGGCTTCGAGATCGGCAGGGCGGTGCGCTTTGGCAAAAACCTGTGGACTGTGGTGGGTGTGTTTGCCACTGAAGGCAATATTTTTGAAAGCGAGCTGTGGGCGGATATCAATATTATCCAGAGCCACTACAATCGCGGCAACAGCTATCAGTCAATCCGCGTGAAGCTGGAAAATGATGGAGACCTTGGGCCGCTACAGAAAACCCTCGAAAGGGAACCGCGCCTGAATCTGGAGATTCAGACCGAACGCGATTATTTCGCCAGCCAGGGAAAACAATTGCAGTACATTGCCATTTTCGGCTGGATTGTCAGTGCCATTATGGCCCTCGGTGCCCTGGCCGGCGCGCTCAACACCATGTACACCTCAGTGGCGGACCGGGCCAGGGAGATCGCCACTCTGCGCGCGCTGGGTTTCAGCAGTTTTTCCGCCTTCTGCGGCACGGTTGCCGAGGCCATGGTGCTGGCGGTCGCCGGCGGCCTCCTCGGTTCCCTCGCTGCGTTTGTTTTCTTTGACGGTCTCAACACCTCCACTCTGGGGGGTAGCTTTACCCAGGTGGTTTTCAGTTTTGAGATGTCGCCGGAGCTGTTTCTGCAAGGAGCCATACTGGCGTTGGTCATCGGCTTTATCAGTGGTTTTTTCCCCGCCTGGCGCGCGGCGCGCATGCCGGTGATTGTGGCATTTCGTCACGGAGCCTGA
- a CDS encoding lysophospholipid acyltransferase family protein produces MVGRLPLKWSRHLGRCAGGLAVLFRTEGLRLSRINLRLCYPAMDAGKREQLARESVVSTAMTGCEMASLWHHSWAVNKNTILGVRNLQLLSQGNEDGRGTLVLMPHTGNWEIFGIFLASLRPSMALYAPPKIAALDSIIRTGREQTGAQMVPTNVHGVRALLKCLKAGHIAMVLPDQEPDMGGDFAPFFGRPALTMTLAHNLLKRTQCHCVFGFGMRVEAGFELVFLPAEKAIYSDEQKVSLAAMNRGVEACIAAAPEQYQWEYKRFRKQPQGKSTVYRKKQ; encoded by the coding sequence ATGGTGGGCAGACTGCCACTGAAATGGTCGCGGCACTTGGGGCGCTGCGCCGGCGGACTGGCGGTGCTGTTTCGCACAGAGGGCCTGCGCCTGAGTCGTATCAACCTGCGGCTCTGCTACCCGGCCATGGACGCTGGAAAACGGGAGCAACTGGCTCGCGAGAGTGTGGTGAGCACTGCTATGACCGGCTGCGAAATGGCGAGCCTCTGGCATCACTCCTGGGCTGTCAATAAAAACACTATCCTGGGGGTACGCAATCTGCAGTTGCTGTCACAGGGCAACGAGGATGGTCGCGGTACACTGGTGCTGATGCCGCATACGGGCAACTGGGAGATTTTCGGTATCTTCCTGGCGTCTTTGAGACCCTCCATGGCGCTGTATGCACCCCCAAAAATTGCCGCCCTGGATTCGATTATCCGCACTGGCCGTGAGCAAACCGGCGCCCAGATGGTACCCACCAATGTTCACGGCGTGCGCGCCCTGCTCAAGTGCCTGAAGGCCGGCCATATCGCCATGGTGCTGCCCGACCAGGAGCCGGATATGGGCGGCGACTTCGCCCCCTTTTTCGGTCGTCCGGCACTCACCATGACCCTGGCCCACAACCTGCTAAAACGCACCCAGTGTCACTGTGTATTCGGCTTTGGCATGCGGGTGGAGGCAGGCTTCGAACTGGTTTTCCTGCCCGCGGAGAAAGCGATCTACAGTGACGAGCAGAAGGTTTCCCTGGCGGCCATGAATCGCGGCGTGGAGGCCTGTATTGCCGCAGCACCGGAACAGTACCAGTGGGAATACAAACGCTTTCGCAAACAGCCACAGGGCAAAAGCACCGTCTACCGCAAGAAACAGTAG
- the glyQ gene encoding glycine--tRNA ligase subunit alpha — MSKQYDLSTFQGLAFALQDYWARQGCVILQPLDMEVGAGTFHPATFLRAVGPENWNAAYVQPCRRPTDGRYGENPNRLQHYYQYQVVLKPSPDNIQELYLDSLRTMGVDPAIHDIRFVEDNWESPTLGAWGLGWEVWLNGMEVTQFTYFQQVGGLECFPVTGEITYGLERIAMYLQGVESIYDLVWTRNPGGSPVTYGDVFHQNEVEMSHYNFEHADVEFLFATFDHCERESARLIELGLPLPAYEQVMKASHAFNLLDARHAISVTERQRYILRVRTLARAVAQAYYDARRALGFPMADEALRADILAEDIEQEEKQ, encoded by the coding sequence GTGTCCAAGCAATACGATCTCAGTACCTTTCAGGGACTTGCTTTTGCCCTGCAGGATTATTGGGCGCGCCAGGGGTGCGTCATTCTACAGCCTCTGGATATGGAAGTGGGTGCCGGCACCTTTCATCCGGCGACTTTCCTGCGCGCCGTGGGTCCGGAAAACTGGAACGCAGCCTATGTACAGCCATGTCGCCGCCCCACCGACGGCCGCTATGGCGAAAACCCCAACCGCTTGCAGCACTACTACCAATACCAGGTGGTGTTGAAACCGTCCCCGGACAATATCCAGGAACTGTACCTCGACAGCCTGCGCACCATGGGGGTGGACCCGGCCATCCACGATATCCGCTTTGTGGAGGACAACTGGGAGTCCCCGACCCTGGGCGCCTGGGGTCTCGGCTGGGAAGTGTGGCTAAACGGTATGGAAGTGACCCAGTTTACCTATTTCCAGCAGGTAGGTGGTCTGGAGTGCTTCCCGGTCACCGGCGAGATCACCTATGGTCTCGAGCGTATCGCTATGTACTTGCAGGGCGTGGAATCCATCTACGACCTGGTGTGGACCCGCAACCCAGGTGGCAGCCCCGTCACCTACGGCGATGTTTTCCACCAGAACGAAGTGGAGATGTCCCACTATAACTTTGAACACGCCGACGTAGAGTTCCTGTTCGCCACCTTCGATCACTGTGAACGCGAAAGTGCGCGCCTGATTGAACTGGGCCTGCCGCTGCCCGCTTACGAGCAAGTCATGAAGGCCTCCCACGCCTTTAACCTGCTGGATGCACGCCACGCCATCTCAGTGACCGAACGCCAGCGCTATATCCTGCGTGTACGCACCCTGGCCCGCGCCGTGGCACAGGCTTACTACGATGCGCGCCGCGCCTTAGGCTTCCCCATGGCAGATGAAGCCTTGCGGGCAGATATTTTGGCGGAAGACATCGAGCAAGAGGAGAAGCAGTAA